The Papaver somniferum cultivar HN1 chromosome 3, ASM357369v1, whole genome shotgun sequence genome includes a region encoding these proteins:
- the LOC113358107 gene encoding uncharacterized protein LOC113358107, with product MPHLMLCGTDSGTRKSPTRKGGRWGYRTTAVCTTSLEENTISDHPTSQGKIVNLMSKQSSIILQSIGQAVHIVDHNGLIVYWNPAAERLFGYSQSEALGRSPLDLIIEECDYNKANEIICRSSIGQTWTGNFPVTNKNGRRFLGFGTTTPLYDDCGVFVGVICLSLDSQPFHEAQTLFSAGTYLSLETANPSSSELSKSGPTITSGLDSQEKYFQVPIASKVLNLTSRMVTKVWTKMRTCKKTMKRDTQVGDRPYFNHHGCLESVCSDDREDFLEEISLRKPFQDFADEGEGKFGICKVRVSSIMGMFLPWKGREQDGSIIRTTTHCAFLGFNKMTSFKKRG from the exons ATGCCTCACTTAATGCTTTGCGGAACAGATTCTGGCACTAGAAAAAGTCCAAcgagaaagggtggtcgttgggGTTACAGAACCACGGCAGTGTGCACAACTAGCCTAGAAGAGAATACTATCAGTGATCACCCAACCTCTCAAGGGAAAATTGTAAATCTCATGAGCAAACAGTCTTCGATAATCTTGCAGTCCATCGGTCAGGCGGTTCATATTGTTGATCATAATGGTCTGATAGTTTACTG GAATCCAGCGGCTGAACGCCTTTTTGGTTATTCTCAATCTGAAGCACTTGGTCGGAGTCCCCTTGATCTCATTATTGAGGAGTGTGACTACAACAAAGCAAACGAAATAATATGCCGGAGTAGCATTGGCCAAACCTGGACTGGGAACTTCCCAGTCACAAACAAAAATGGACGACGATTTCTAGGATTTGGAACCACGACCCCACTCTATGATGATTGTGGTGTTTTTGTTGGGGTCATTTGTTTATCACTTGATTCTCAACCCTTCCATGAAGCCCAAACCTTATTTTCTGCAGGAACATACCTTTCCTTGGAAACGGCAAATCCCAGCTCTAGTGAGCTCTCTAAAAGTGGTCCGACGATAACTTCTGGTCTTGATTCGCAGGAGAAATATTTTCAAGTCCCGATTGCCTCTAAAGTATTGAATCTG ACCTCAAGAATGGTCACCAAAGTCTGGACAAAAATGAGAACTTGTAAGAAAACCATGAAACGAGACACCCAAGTTGGAGATCGCCCGTATTTTAATCATCACGGTTGCTTAGAATCTGTTTGCTCTGACGATAGGGAGGACTTCCTGGAGGAAATATCCCTGAGAAAACCGTTTCAAGATTTTGCGGATGAGGGTGAAGGTAAATTTGGAATCTGCAAGGTGAGAGTTTCTAGCATTATGGGGATGTTCTTACCATGGAAAGGACGTGAACAAGATGGTTCCATAATAAGAACCACTACCCATTGTGCCTTTCTTGGCTTTAATAAGATGACTTCCTTCAAGAAAAGAGGCTGA
- the LOC113360370 gene encoding uncharacterized protein LOC113360370 yields MKLRADEGRRDVVYQVGDYVYLKLQPYRQNSNVQRKNQKLSPRYFGLYKILERTGPVTYQLDLPKESKIHSVFHVSFLKKALFPNTAVGDNLPEGEDEVDPVISMVELILEVKENLKGGGGDDKKSPIT; encoded by the coding sequence ATGAAGCTAAGGGCAGATGAAGGACGTCGGGACGTTGTATATCAAGTTGGGGATTATGTGTATCTGAAGTTGCAGCCATATCGGCAAAATTCTAATGTGCAAAGAAAGAACCAAAAATTATCTCCACGATATTTTGGACTTTATAAGATTTTGGAGCGTACAGGACCTGTGACTTATCAATTGGACTTGCCTAAGGAGTCAAAGATACATTCGGTATTTCATGTATCGTTTCTGAAGAAGGCTTTGTTTCCTAACACAGCTGTTGGGGATAATCTACCAGAAGGAGAAGATGAGGTTGATCCAGTAATCTCCATGGTTGAACTGATCCTTGAGGTCAAGGAAAATcttaaggggggggggggggatgatAAGAAATCCCCAATTACTTAG